One genomic region from Frateuria soli encodes:
- a CDS encoding MBL fold metallo-hydrolase, giving the protein MLVYSCHGAAKQVTGSCHLIECNGRRVLVDCGLFQGDRATERMNAEPFGFDPGSIDALLLTHAHLDHCGRIPRLVRQGFRGRILATSATRELARLVLLDAAGLQEEDARRAARSDRRGEEAIEPLYTLDDALHAIDFFEPGLGYGHDMDVVPGIRARFLDAGHILGSAQVLLTLGDGARQRTMLFSGDLGNPGRPLLRDPVPAPAADYVAMECTYGDRPHRSVPDSVAELYQAIRETVGRRGNVVIPTFALERAQEILYYLHLGLRDGHVPPHVRVFLDSPMAISATEIFRRHPECFDAPFLDTLQHGDPFAMPGLHFTRGTPESMAINSIDGGAIILAGSGMCTGGRVRHHLKHNLWRERSSVVFVGYAAQGTLARRIIDGATSVRVFSEEIPVRAQVWTINGFSAHAGRPALLDWLGRTPRRRVFLVHGEYDRGMRGLGEALTGLGMDWQMPGLGEPIRLD; this is encoded by the coding sequence ATGCTCGTCTACAGCTGCCACGGTGCCGCCAAGCAGGTCACGGGTTCCTGCCACCTGATCGAATGCAATGGCCGGCGCGTGCTGGTCGACTGCGGCCTGTTCCAGGGCGACCGTGCCACCGAGCGGATGAACGCCGAGCCGTTCGGTTTCGATCCGGGCTCCATCGACGCCCTGCTGCTCACCCACGCGCACCTGGACCACTGCGGACGGATCCCGCGGCTGGTGCGCCAGGGCTTCCGCGGGCGCATCCTGGCTACCTCGGCCACGCGCGAGCTGGCGCGGCTGGTGCTGCTCGATGCCGCCGGGCTGCAGGAGGAGGACGCGCGCCGCGCCGCGCGCAGCGACCGGCGCGGCGAGGAGGCGATCGAGCCGCTGTACACGCTCGACGACGCCCTCCACGCGATCGACTTCTTCGAGCCGGGCCTGGGCTACGGGCACGACATGGACGTGGTACCGGGCATCCGCGCGCGCTTCCTCGACGCCGGGCACATCCTGGGATCGGCCCAGGTGTTGCTGACGCTGGGCGACGGCGCGCGCCAGCGCACGATGCTGTTCTCCGGCGACCTGGGCAACCCGGGTCGGCCACTGCTGCGCGACCCGGTGCCCGCGCCGGCGGCCGACTATGTGGCGATGGAATGCACCTACGGCGATCGCCCGCACCGCTCGGTGCCCGACTCGGTGGCCGAGCTGTACCAGGCGATCCGCGAGACGGTCGGTCGCCGCGGCAACGTGGTGATTCCCACCTTCGCGCTGGAGCGCGCGCAGGAAATCCTCTACTACCTGCACCTGGGCCTGCGCGACGGCCACGTGCCGCCGCACGTGCGGGTGTTCCTCGATTCGCCGATGGCGATCTCCGCCACCGAGATCTTCCGGCGCCATCCGGAGTGCTTCGACGCGCCGTTCCTGGACACGCTGCAGCACGGCGACCCGTTCGCCATGCCGGGGCTGCACTTCACCCGCGGCACGCCGGAGTCGATGGCGATCAACAGCATCGACGGCGGCGCGATCATCCTGGCCGGTTCGGGCATGTGCACCGGCGGGCGCGTGCGCCACCACCTGAAGCACAACCTGTGGCGCGAGCGCAGCAGCGTGGTGTTCGTCGGCTATGCCGCACAGGGCACGCTGGCGCGGCGGATCATCGACGGCGCCACCAGCGTGCGCGTGTTCAGCGAGGAGATTCCGGTGCGTGCGCAGGTGTGGACGATCAACGGCTTCTCCGCGCACGCCGGGCGCCCCGCCCTGCTGGACTGGCTCGGCCGCACGCCGCGGCGGCGCGTGTTCCTGGTGCACGGCGAGTACGACCGCGGCATGCGCGGGCTGGGCGAGGCACTGACCGGGCTGGGCATGGACTGGCAGATGCCCGGGCTGGGCGAGCCGATCAGGCTCGACTGA
- a CDS encoding DUF2238 domain-containing protein produces MPGRLPAVLLGLLLVAALVLGLDPYDRGDWLLENALVVIVLGVVLAGHRRRPLSGSAYVALFAFLLLHEVGAHYTYSQVPWAQWWQALTGVAPAPGRNHFDRLVHFAYGLLLAPAVADWTAARTPLRGLALRVVVVALLTTGSALYEMIEWVAAEVFAGDLGVAYLGTQGDVWDSQKDMVLALAGSLLWALLPKALSRA; encoded by the coding sequence GTGCCCGGCCGGTTGCCGGCGGTGCTGCTGGGCCTGTTGCTGGTCGCGGCGCTGGTGCTGGGCCTCGATCCGTACGACCGCGGCGACTGGCTGCTGGAAAACGCGCTGGTGGTGATCGTGCTGGGAGTGGTGCTGGCCGGGCACCGGCGCCGGCCGCTCTCCGGTTCCGCCTACGTCGCGCTGTTCGCGTTCCTGTTGCTGCACGAGGTGGGCGCGCACTACACCTACTCGCAGGTGCCGTGGGCGCAGTGGTGGCAGGCGCTGACCGGCGTCGCGCCAGCGCCGGGGCGCAACCATTTCGACCGGCTGGTGCACTTCGCCTACGGCCTGCTGCTGGCACCGGCGGTGGCGGACTGGACGGCCGCGCGCACGCCGCTGCGCGGACTGGCGCTGCGCGTCGTGGTGGTGGCACTGCTCACCACCGGGTCGGCGTTGTACGAGATGATCGAGTGGGTCGCCGCGGAGGTCTTTGCCGGCGACCTGGGCGTGGCCTACCTGGGCACCCAGGGCGACGTCTGGGACTCGCAGAAGGACATGGTGCTCGCGCTCGCGGGCAGCCTGCTGTGGGCGCTGCTGCCCAAAGCGCTCAGTCGAGCCTGA
- a CDS encoding PepSY domain-containing protein: protein MDRKTLLPLVASLALLPATLLAAPKCTDAPRSSWMSEAAMKQKILDQGYAIDIFKVSGNCYEIYGKTREGKKVEIYFDPTDGRIVKQRGG from the coding sequence ATGGACCGCAAGACCCTCCTCCCCCTCGTCGCCTCCCTCGCCCTGCTTCCCGCCACGCTGCTGGCCGCGCCCAAGTGCACCGACGCGCCCCGCTCCAGCTGGATGAGCGAGGCGGCCATGAAACAGAAGATCCTCGACCAGGGCTACGCCATCGACATCTTCAAGGTCTCCGGCAACTGCTACGAGATCTACGGCAAGACCCGCGAGGGCAAGAAGGTCGAGATCTACTTCGATCCCACCGACGGCCGCATCGTCAAGCAGCGCGGCGGCTGA
- a CDS encoding response regulator transcription factor — translation MRILLAEDDLALGRALADGLRQLGYAVDWVSDGQQAAAALTDTDYAAAVLDWNLPRSSGPAVIAGLRRRQDVTPVLLLTARDALVDRVAGLDAGADDYVVKPVHLDELAARLRALLRRADGQPGPVLRVGTLELDPAAHRATLAGAPLELTAREFAVLELLTRHPGRAYSRAQLEEALYDWGREVASNAVEVHIHRLRNKLGPEWIRTLRGIGYALAPTEAT, via the coding sequence GTGCGCATCCTGCTGGCCGAGGACGACCTGGCGCTGGGCCGCGCGCTTGCCGACGGCCTGCGCCAGCTCGGTTACGCGGTGGACTGGGTCAGCGACGGCCAGCAGGCCGCCGCGGCGCTGACGGATACCGACTACGCCGCGGCCGTGCTGGACTGGAACCTGCCGCGCAGCAGCGGCCCGGCGGTCATCGCCGGCCTGCGCCGGCGCCAGGACGTCACGCCGGTGTTGCTGCTCACTGCCCGCGACGCGCTGGTTGACCGCGTCGCCGGGCTGGACGCGGGCGCCGATGACTACGTGGTCAAGCCGGTGCACCTGGACGAGCTGGCCGCGCGCCTGCGCGCGCTGCTGCGCCGCGCCGACGGCCAGCCCGGGCCGGTGCTGCGCGTCGGCACGCTGGAACTGGACCCGGCCGCGCACCGCGCCACGCTGGCCGGCGCACCGCTGGAACTGACCGCGCGCGAGTTCGCCGTGCTCGAACTGCTCACCCGCCATCCCGGGCGCGCCTACTCGCGTGCGCAGCTGGAAGAGGCGCTCTACGACTGGGGCCGCGAGGTCGCCAGCAACGCGGTGGAAGTCCATATCCACCGCCTGCGCAACAAGCTCGGGCCGGAGTGGATCCGCACGCTGCGCGGCATCGGCTACGCGCTGGCGCCGACGGAGGCGACCTGA
- a CDS encoding cytochrome b/b6 domain-containing protein, whose product MNTTLDKVDIATQGSARDGTVKVWDPLVRVFHWSLAALFLGNFLTEEGDALHRWMGYAVLALIGIRLLWGFVGTRHARFADWVPRPAQVSAYLRERLAGRSRRRLGHNPAAAVMILALLAGVSLVGLTGWLQTTDAFFGVEWLEEVHEVLAYGVLALVGLHVAAAIGESVHYRENLVRAMVTGRKRRLD is encoded by the coding sequence ATGAACACCACCCTCGACAAGGTCGATATCGCCACGCAGGGCAGCGCCAGGGACGGCACCGTCAAGGTCTGGGACCCGCTGGTACGCGTGTTCCACTGGTCGCTGGCGGCACTGTTCCTGGGCAACTTTCTCACCGAGGAGGGCGACGCACTGCATCGCTGGATGGGCTATGCGGTGCTCGCCCTGATCGGCATCCGCCTGCTGTGGGGCTTCGTCGGCACGCGCCACGCGCGCTTCGCCGACTGGGTGCCGCGACCGGCCCAGGTAAGCGCGTACCTGCGCGAGCGCCTGGCCGGCCGTTCGCGGCGGCGGCTGGGACACAACCCCGCCGCGGCGGTGATGATCCTGGCGCTGCTCGCCGGCGTGTCGCTGGTCGGTCTCACCGGCTGGCTGCAGACCACCGACGCGTTCTTCGGCGTCGAGTGGCTGGAGGAGGTGCATGAGGTACTCGCCTACGGCGTGCTCGCACTGGTCGGCCTGCACGTCGCGGCAGCGATCGGCGAGAGCGTGCACTACCGCGAGAACCTGGTGCGCGCCATGGTCACCGGGCGCAAGCGCAGGCTGGACTGA